The Oncorhynchus masou masou isolate Uvic2021 chromosome 13, UVic_Omas_1.1, whole genome shotgun sequence genomic interval TGTTTGTTTCTCATGTATTTGCATCTCCATATTGAATCAATACAATGGACTCTGTCATCAACGTAGTTGTCTCCCAGTTCAAGACCTTTGCTGGGAATGATGGATCCTCAAACACCCTGAACAAAGAGGAGTTCAGCAGCCTGGTGGCCTCTCAACTACCTGCTTTTGTTAAGGTAaatggtcataagtagtgcactacatcgggcatagtgtaccatttgggatgtagccttgGCCCTCTTTAGCACCCACTTGGCATCCATTTCGCAGTACATTATTAGAGCAGTGAGTGAGTGGATGAATGACAGCCTGATAACAAGCATCCTATATGTGGGTGATTGCAGGCCTAATCCTTGTCTGTGCAATTTCTATTGCTCTCGGATGAGCTTGCAtacccaaacacacactcacgcacccaaagtagtgcactatatagggaataggatgctttTTGGGACACATCACGGATATTTGCTCTGGCATAAACCTTCCATTTTATTCTGCAAAATGACACTAACCAAAGTTTGTCGAACTCCGACTCAGTGCCATATGATCTGTAGTATTCCTGACCATTAGATGGCAGAGTAGCCTTTCCATGCAGCTCATTGCTAACCCAGTCTGGGCCTGAATGGGTCagtcccctctttcctctctgatTGCCTGCAGAATACCAGCGATAAAGGCGTCATCGAGCAGCTCGTAGGTTCGTTGGATGAAAACAACGACAGGGAGCTGACAGTTCTGACAGCTGATTGGAAAACTTGCCAACAAACAAGGGGGCTTTTAGCCAATAAAAACAAAATGTGGGATTCCGTTGGATGTGTATCAATGTGCAATTAAATGATCCTCTATGTAGCTGTGTGGCAAGCTTTTAATCTGAATTGACATGCACAATTATTCAGTTGATCATCTTCTAATGCAGGAGACTTAACTCTCCTTCTGTCTATTTTTGGTTCATTGACATCTATTACTCAGAGACGCACTGGCCATAGGGCAATTCTGGAAAACGCCAGATTAGCTGGTCCATCTTTAGCTCAATGGGCCTGTCTAAATGGTGCATTGGAGGCCTAGAGGGGGGAAAATGGGCCTGCTCGTTGGAAATGCCGGGGGGGagatttctggtcccagtccggCACTATCCACCACCCTTTTGTACATCCTCTCATTTAGTGTGGGTGTATTACAACCTTTATTTAATAGCATAATTGGATAGTAACACTATACTACTCCCACAATTACATGAGTTACAGCGATCCTATAGGGGTTCATAATGCCTGTACAAAGCAGCCTTTCCAATTGTTACACAGTGATGTAAGTGCAGTCTACATCCCTGCTGCTAACTACCATCTCTATGTCTCCATTACCAGTCTACATTTTATCCTAGGTCAACAACAATACATTGGGTACAGGAAAGGTGCTTGCCTGTCCATGTACTCTATTGTTTAATTACATGTacattttgtttgtttagtgaatggttaaaaatagtgcactatatggggaagtAGATGTTTCCATTGCAATTTTGATACTGGGCATCAGACTGTGGACTTTATATCCTATTTAAACACAAGGTGCCAGTGTGGGCGTGACGGCTGACAAATCACTGTCAGCAATGAGAAACAGCGTGACACTCCCCCAGGGCAAGAGATTGGGCAGGACTAGACTTCTAAGTGGGAtcaaaggttgtgtgtgtgtgtgtgagagagagagagagcacatgcATTTCACTGCAGTGGTCCTGGAGTGGTATGGACATCCTCCTAAAGCAGTTACCACTTGCTTGACTTGAGTCTGGGTGTATGAGAGGGATAAAGATCACTACTGTCCACAAATTAGCCTAATGCCTCAATCACACCCacagtacattcatttccaatggaacgctgcatttgccttgcagcatttTGTTGCAGAGAAAATgtcagtgcgttctgtgtggtgcgTATGTAGGATTTATCGAAAGTATGCATCAAACTGTATGCATCAAAGGTATAACAGAAATGGTAGTAGAGGATGAATGTTGAACTTTgctgcacacatatccagatgttGTGTACCATTTTATGGAATGACAGTGTTGGTGTGATCTAGGTGTAAGTCTAAACTTGTGTTAATTTCATAAAATGAAACTGGCAGTTAATTTTGGATATAAAGGGTTTAAAAGCAACTCAACACTcaaatctctccctgtctcatctaTTAATCTGAACATCCCTCCTACTCAAATTATTGGCCTGGAACAAAGCAAATCAGACGACATAAACTAGCACCACATGCCAAAGATAATAGAATAGAGAGAAAATATGTTCCAAGGTTGATATACATTTTACCCACTCATATAAAAGTTGTTTTACGTCTCTTACACATTCC includes:
- the s100a11 gene encoding LOW QUALITY PROTEIN: protein S100-A11 (The sequence of the model RefSeq protein was modified relative to this genomic sequence to represent the inferred CDS: inserted 2 bases in 1 codon; substituted 1 base at 1 genomic stop codon) translates to MDSVINVVVSQFKTFAGNDGSSNTLNKEEFSSLVASQLPAFVKNTSDKGVIEQLVGSLDENNDRELTXFXQLIGKLANKQGGF